The stretch of DNA CCTCGGCTACGAGTGCGGCGGGGATGACCCACGCGGAGCCGGGTGCGCCGGTCCGCGCGCCGCGAACCTCAGGCCGGAGAACGCGCGCCTGTTGCTGTGCGCCTCGCGCCGGGGCTGCCGGCCGGTCGGCGTGCCCCTCGCGCCGGAGACCGAGGGCCGGTCGCCAGGGCCCTCACCTCCACCTCTCCCGGCCTGATCGGACGGCCTGATCGGACGGCCTGATCGAACGGCATGGGCGGGGGCGGATGCCTCACGCGGTGTGACGCTGTCCACTTCCGGGCCGTCGCCCGAGGCGCCACCGCGCCCGGTGCTCATAATGGAAGATCTGACCGAATCTTCAGGAGGCGCTGTGACCGCTGCCCGATCTCTTAGCCACGGGCTCCGCTCGTTGCGGCCGGTGGCGTTCGGCGCGGACCCCTCGGGGGCCCGGATGAACCGTATTCGTCGGTCGCCCAATTTCGACACCGCGAGTGGCACCTTCCGCAACCCGGCAGGGCCCGATGCGGTGTCCGCGGTATCGCGGCTTGAGTTCGCCAAGAACTTCTTCCGCAAGGAGGCACGGGCCGGACGCGCCCCCTCCGGCGTGATCCCTGTGTATCCGACCACCATCGCCGACCTGGTCCAACCCCCGGACGACGGACTCCGGTTCACCTGGATGGGACACTCCAGCGTGCTCACCGAGATCGACGGTGCCAGGGTCCTCTTCGACCCGGTGTGGGGTGAGCGGTGCTCCCCCTTCTCCTTCGCCGGGCCCAAGCGGCTGCATCCCGCGCCCGTGCCGCTCGCCGCGCTCGGCCCCGAACCCGTCGACGCCGTCGTCATCTCGCACGACCACTACGACCACCTCGACCTGCCCACCATCAAGGCGCTGGCCCGCACCGGCACGGTCTTCGCGGTCCCGCTGGGCGTGGGCGCACACCTGGAGCACTGGGGCGTACCCGCCGACCGGGTGCGCGAACTGGACTGGCACGAGTCGACCGAGGTGGCGGGGCTGACCCTCACCGCGACCCCGGCACGGCACTTCTGCGGGCGCGGCCTGCGCAATCAGCAGCACACACTCTGGGCCTCCTGGTCCGTGGCGGGGCCCGAGCACCGGGTCTACCACAGCGGTGACACCGGCTACTTCCCCGGATTCCAGGAGATCGGCGCCACCTACGGCCCGTTCGACGTCACCATGGTCCAGATCGGCGCCTACAGCGAGTTCGTCCCGGCGGGCAGCCCGGACGGCAAGCCCGACCCCGGCCCGTGGCCGGACATCCACATGACGCCCGACGAGGGCATCCGCGCCCAGCTCGACCTCCAGGGCGGGCAGCCGGGCGGTGTGATGCTCCCGATCCACTGGGGCACCTTCAACCTCGCGGGCCACCCGTGGCACGAGCCGGCCGAGCGGATCATGCTCGCCGCACGGGAGGCGGGACAGACCATCGCGGCGCCCCGGCCGGGCGAACCCTTCGAGCCGTCGCACCCGTCGAGCGTGTACCCGTGGTGGCGTGACGTGGCCCCGGTCCCGGCCGGCGGGTGGCCGTCCTGGCCGGCGCGGCAGACCTCACCTCGGCCGGACGTCGCGGCCGACCGGTAGGAGCCCGGTCTTCCGTAGGGGCGCGCGGCGAGGGACCGGCACGCGGTGGGGACCGGTGGCTGTGCGCCGCACCGGCGAAGTGCGGGCCACCACCCGTACCGCACAGCGGCAAGCGGGTCTCCGCCCGAAGTCGCACAGCGGCAAGCGGGTCTCCGCCCGAAGTCGTACAGCGGTCTGCGGGTCCCGCTCGTACGGCCCTCACGGGGACGCGAGCCCTCGCCCGTGCGCCCCGCAGCGGTATGCGGGTCTCTCCGCCCGTAGGCCCCGCCCCGCAGTGGGGGTGCGGACGGAGACCCGCACCCCCACTGCCCACGGCCCCGCCCGTGGTGACGGGGCCGGGCGGTGGTCAGGCGGTACGCAGCGTCAGCCCGTAACGGTTGAGGATCTCATTGATCGGCTGGTGCCAAGTCTCGCCGCCGGTCGAGCAGTTGCCCCAGCCGCCCGAGGTGACGCCCTGCGCCTGGTCGCCGCTGATGAACGAGCCGCCGGAGTCGCCCGGCTCGGCGCACACGCTCGTCTTCGTCATCTCGTACACGGCGCCCTGCGCGTAGTTGACGGTCTCGTTGGTGGCGAGGACGTTGCCGCAGTGCCAGTGCGAGGTGGAGCCCGACCGGCAGATCGAGGTGCCGACGGGGGAGACGGCCGAGCCGTGCACCAGCCGGTCGGGGATGGTGCCCCAGCCGAGCACGACCGGCTCGGTCCACCAGCCGTTGCCGACACTCACCCAGGCGTAGTCGTTGCCGGGGAACGACGACCCCTGGAACGATCCGACGGCGGAACCGTCCCAGCCGCTGACCGACGCGCCCGCCTGGCCGCAGTGGCCCGCGGTGACGAAGCCGCCGTTGACGGAGAAGCCGATGGAACACCGGACGTTCCCGGTGTAGTACGGGTCGCCGCCCACGGTCCCCGCGGCGAAGGTCCTGGGCTTGCCGCCGGTCTCCTCGACGGTGACGGGACCGGCCTCGCGGGCGTCGGCGACGAACCGGCGGACCCTCGTGTCGTCCCTCTGCTCGGCGACGACGTTCACCACGACCTTGTTGGTCTTCGGGTCCACATGCCAGCTGCTGACACCGGCGGGGGCCGACATCCGGTCGAGGCGCGCCTTGGCCGCGTCGAGCTGCCGGGCGGTGTGGGCCACCTTCTTCACCGCGGCGCCCGTGGCCCGCACGGCTGCGGAGTCGCCGCCGTCCGTGACGGCGACGGTGAGGCGTTGGCTCTTCGCGTCGAACCACGAGCCGCCGAAAGAGGCTCCGGCGGCGCGCTTCGCCTTGGCTTCGACGCTCCGTGCGGTCGCCTCCGCGGCCAGTCGCGTCCTCGCCTGCCGCTCCGTCAGACCGAGGTCCGTGCGCATGGCTGATATCAGCCCCTCGGAAGCGGGCGCCGCCGTGGCCGAGCGCGGTGCGGAGCCGGCCTGCGGCGAGTCGGCGGCCGAGGCGGGGACGAGTCCGGCGGTGGCCCAGGTCGCGACGAGCAGGAGAGTGGACAGGCCGGTGCGCATCACTGTCGTACGTCTCAAGGAATTCAGCCCTTCTGTTGTTCCAGTCTTCAAGGGGGGTGGAACAGCAGACGCCCGGAAGCCGTACCTGTCGGAGAGCGCTCCCAGAACGTGCCTGCGGGGAATCTAGCCGAGGTTGATATCAGGGGCATGACAAGTATCGGCCGTTCGTTGGTGCCCCGGCCGTCCCTTGACGCCCCATCTGTTCCCGCGCGTCCCGGCAGTTCTCTCGCGCCCCGGCTGTTCCCGATCGCTTCTCGCTGATTCGGTCAACCGTCCCCGCCGTCCCCGCCGTCCCCGCCTCCGCGGCCCCCTCCCGCGCCTCCGGCTCCCGAGATCCCCGGAAGGGGTCCTGTCCACTGCCCGCCCGCTGTCCGCTGTCCGCTGTCCACGCCACGCCGTTCGCTGTCCCCGCCCCGCCGTCCGCTGTCCACGCCTCGCCGTCCGCATGCGTATGAATAGCCTCTGCCGTGCTGTCGTCCGTCGTGGGGTGGCGCTCCGTCAGGGGTGTGCCCACGGGGAAGCCGTCCTGCGCCAGCCGTTCGCGACGCGGTTTTGTCGTTGGCCGGATGTTGACGGCTCGGCGGCCTGACGTTAGCTTGACCACATCATGCATACGCATGCATGACGGAGCGGCCAGCTTCGCGGACAGCCGGACCACAACGCGCCGGCATACCGTCCTCGGACCGGCCGACTGCGGCACGGCGCCGCGCGCGGTCTCCGCCGCACCGCGCGATCCCTCCCGTACGGCACTGGGACGACTCCGTGCCTGGACCGCGCGATACCGCCCGTCCATACCCCGAAGGGGGAACAACGATGGCAGCAGACCCCACCGCGTCCGGCAGGCCCGCTCCGCCGCCGAGTCGGACCGGAATGCCGAGGGCCGTGCTCGCGGGCTGCGTCGGCAACTTCATCGAGCAGATCGATGTCGGCCTCTACGGCTATCTCGCGCCGACCATGGCGGGCGCCTTCTTCCCGCACGGGAATCCGACCGTCGCGCTCATCAGCACGTACGGCACCTTCGCACTCGGCTTCCTCGTCCAGCCGCTCGGCGGAGTGTTCTTCGGCAGGATCGGGGACCGCGTCGGACGCCGCACCATGCTGATGGTCACCATCGTCCTGATGGGCGTGCTCACGGCCTGCATCGGTGTGCTTCCCACCTACGCGCGGATCGGCGTGGCCTCGCCGATGCTGCTGCTCTTCGTCCGCATCCTCCAGGGCATGGTGCACGGAGGGGAGTACGGCGGTGCGCTGACGTTCATCATCGAGTACGCGCCACGCCGCAAACGCGGCCTCTACATGGGCTACGCGTCCATCGGCGTCTTCGGCGGCCTGCTCGTCGGCGCCGGTATGTCCTCCGCCGTGTCCGCGCTGCTCACCGAGGACCAGATGGCGGACTGGGGGTGGCGCCTCCCCTTCCTCGTGGCGCTGCCGCTCGCCGTCGGAGGTCTGCTGCTCCGCTCCAAAGTGGGTGAGACACCCGCCTTCCTCGAACTCCAGAAGTCGGCGCCGGCGCCGAAGGAGTCCCCGGTACTGGAGACCCTGCGCACCTACTGGCGCCCGCTGCTGACCTTCACCGGCTACGCGATGACCAACGCGGTGCTCTCCTACACCTGGGTGACCTACCTGCCGCAGTGGCTCAGTGACGAGGGCGGCATCAGCCACTCCGCCGCCTTCGCGAGCAATCTCATCTCGCTGGCCGCCTACCTGCCGTTGCTGGTGCTCGCCGGCTGGCTCTCCGACCGCATCGGGCGCAAACCCATGCTGCTCGCCGGGTGCGTCGCGTGTCTGACCCTGGTGCCGCTGGCCTTCTGGGTCGCGCACGGCGGGACCTTCGGCTCCGCGATCCTCGCGCAGCTCATCTATCTGGTGCCGGAGTTCTGCATCGCCGTGCCCGCGACGGCGAGCCTCCCCGAGATGGTCCCCACCCATGTCCGGGTCACCGCCACCGCACTCGGCTTCAACGTGCCCTTCGCCGTCTTCTCGGGCACCGCGCCCGTCGTCGCCACCGCCCTGGTCAACTGGACGGGTTCGCTGTACTCGGTCTGGTTCTATCTCGGGGCTCTCGCCGTCATCTCGTTCTTCGCCGTGTTCTACGGCTACCACGAGAGTTCACGCGGCAGCCTCAGCGGGAGTGAGGCGCCCACGAAGGAGGCCGCCACCGACAGCCGGGCCGCCCACGGTGACCGGGCGGAGCCGGCCAGGAATTGAGGCGGTGGAACCCCCATGAGGCTCCCGGCCCCTCGTCCGGCTCCGCCCCCGCGCGCCCCTCCGGCCGCTGTGACGCGGCGGTGGGACCACCGGCGCCCACACCCTGTCCCCAGATCTCCCCCGCCACACGGAAACCCGGCGGCACCCCAGGTCCAACCCCTGTTGACCTGGGGTTGAGGGCTCCTTGCGGTCGCCGGAACGGGCGTCGCACCCGGCGCGGCCCCCCTCGTCCCCGCACGCGGCGCGCACCCCCGGCCCCGAGACCGGGGACCACACTCCTGCCACCGGCGACAACAGTCCCGAGGGCGGGGACAACGGGCGCAGTGTCGGGGGCCACGCTCCCGATACTGGTACAACAGTCCCGGCACCGGGGCCGCCCCCCACCACCACCGAAGAACAGCCGGAGGTCACCCGGTGACACGTGTCGTCTGCCGTCCGCTCGCCCCGCGCCTGGGCGAGTTCGAGGCCAACCAGCGAGCCGTTCTCGACGCCATCGACGCCGCGCGGGACGCCGACATCCTCGTCCTGCCGGAACTCGTCACCACCGGCTACGTCTTCCACACCCGGGCCGAGGCCGCGGACGCCGCCATCGGCGCCGAAGGGCCGGAACTGGCCGCGTGGAGCGCGGCGCTCACCGGCGACACCGTCGTCGTCGCCGGTTTCGCGGAACGCGGCGAGGACGGCGTCATCCACAACAGCGCCGCCCTGGTCGGTACGGACGGGGTGCGCGCCGTACACCGCAAGGCCCATCTGTGGGACCGCGAGAAACTGTTCTTCACCCCCGGCGACCGGCCGCCGCCCGTCGTGGACACCGCCTTCGGCCGGGTGGCCGTCCTCATCTGCTACGACCTGGAGTTCCCCGAGTACACCAGGCGCGCCGCCCTCGACGGCGCCGACCTGCTCGCCGTCCCCGTCAACTGGCCCTTGGTGCCCCGCCCCGAGGGCGAACGTCCGCCCGAGGTCGTCATCGCGCAGGCCGCGGCCCTGGTCAACCGGGTGGCGGTGGCCTGCTGCGACCGGGGCGGAACGGAACGCGGTCAGCGGTGGACCGAGGGCACCACGCTCATCGGGAGTGACGGCTGGGTTGTCGCCACGGCCACCACCGACGACCCGGCCGGCGCCCGTGCGGAGCTCGACCTGCTCGCGGGACGGGACAAACGGCTGACCGACCACTGCGACCTGTTCGGCGACCGACGGCCCGAGTTGTACGGGGGCTGACGGGCCGAGTTGTACGGGGTCGGTGTCCCGAGCGGTACGGGGGCCGCTGTCCCGAGCTGTACCGGGCCGGTGTCCCGAACCGTACGGGGCCCACCTCCCGAGCCGTACGGGGAGATGGGCACCGTATGGCTGAGGACAGGCGCCGAGGACTCGTCGAGGACGCCGTGAGCGGATCAGGACGGACCCGATCCGGCGATAGCACGGTTCCCCGCGCCGATCCCGCCGCCGACAGTGAAGCCGGTGTCCGCGAAGGCGCCGCCCACGTGCTGAGCCGGGTGGAGCCACGGCACGCGCGGGACGGTCTCCGACATCGCCGTCACCGCGGACCCGCGCAGCGTGGAGCCACGGCACGCGCGGCGTGGCCGGGTCCGGCGGGAGCAGTCTCCCGTCGGACCCGGCCACCCGGAGTCGTACTCAGTCCCTCGCGGCCAGACCCCCGAGCAGCCGCATCAACTCGGCCGTCAGATTGTGTACGACGAACCGCGACCCGTCGGCGGCCGCCGCGTCCGCGGCCTCCCGTGAACCCACGATGTCCATCCGGAAGGCACCGGCCTCGGCCGCCGCGATGTGCGCGGCCGCCATGGCTTCCCGTACACGGGGCGCGCCCGCCTCCTCGGCCATCGACACGGCCAGGTCGGCGGGGCCGACCCAGACTCCGTCGACACCGTCCGTGGCCAGGATCTCCGGCGCCTCGCGACACGCCTCCTCGGACTCGGCCATGACGAACACCAGGGTGTTCTCCGCCGCCGCACGGTGGGCGTCGGCGCTCACCGTGCCGTAGCGGCCCGCCCGCCCGTAGGTCGCGAACCCCCGCTCGCCGCGCGGCGGATAGCGCGCGGCCCGCACGGCCTCCCGCGCCGTCGCGGCGTCGTCGACATGCGGGACGACGACACCGGCCGCTCCGTGGTCGAGCGCCCGCAGCACCAGCCGCGAATCGTGCTCGCCGACGCGTACCAGCACCGGCATCCCGTGCACCTGCGCCGCCGCCACGTGCCTGCGCAGCTCCAGGGTGTCGGACGGGCCGTGCTCACAGTCGAGCAGTACGAAGTCAAGACCCGCGACCCCGGCCATCTCGATCAGCTCCTCGGCCGGAATCCGCACCAGCACACCGCGCAGCGACTCGCCTCCCGCGGCGCGCTCCTTCAGGCTCACCGCGCTCACCTGGCCACCATCCCCGCGGAGAGGTCCAGATCAGCGGCGCACAGACCACTCATCCCGATCATGGCGACCGCCGCGGCGGCCACCTCTTCCTCCGTCACCATGCGTTCGAGCAGCGCCCGCGAGACGAAGGCCCGTTCAGCCTCCTCGTAGGAGACTCCGGTGCGCTCCGCCTCAAGACGGAAGTTGCGCCGCATGCGCTCCGAGTCCACGGGGCCGGGCGACAGGGAGTTGACCCGTACCCCGAGCGGCCCGGCCTCGGCCGCGAGCGCCGAGGTCAGTCCCAGTACCGCCGCCTTCGACGCGCAGTAGGGCGTACGGCCCGCGAGGGGACGCTTGCCCGAGACGGAGGCGATGTTGAGGACGTCGCCCTCCCCGCGCTCCGTCATCCCGGGCAGGAAGGCGCGGCACATCAGATAGACCCCGCGCACATTGACCGAGAAGACCTCGTCCCAGTCGTCGGGTTCGATCGCGGTCAGTGGGGCCACCGGGCCCGGCACACCCGCGTTGTTGACGAGGATGTCGACCCGCTCCGCGGCGAGCGCGCCCGCCAGCGCGTCGACGGAGGCCGGGTCCGTGACATCGCACCGCGCCGCGCGTACCGAGCCGGGCCGCGCCCTCGCTGTGCGCTCCAGCGCGTCCAGGGTCCGCCCCACGGCGACGACCCGCGCCCCCGCGTCTGCGAGGGCGTGCGCGAGCACCGCGCCGAGTCCGCTGCCGCCACCCGTGACCAGCGCGGTACGGCCCGCCAGCCGCCCCACCGCCTTCGGGGCCGACCCGGTCACGAGGCGGCTCCCGAGGGGGCCGTCTCGTTCCACGGCAGCTCGGCGCCCGCGTACTTGGCCGCCCTGACGTCACCGGAGCGGGCGTGCCCCTCGAAGAGCTCCACCCTGGCGGCCCGCCCGCACACCTCGCCGAGCCGCGCGCTCGACGCCTCGTCGGTCACCTCCTGGTAGGTGACGGTCTTGAGGTACTTGCCGACCCACAGCCCGCCCGTGTAGCGGGCCGCGCCCTTGGTGGGCAGGACGTGATTGGTGCCGATGACCTTGTCGCCGTAGGAGACGCAGGTGCCCTCGCCGAGGAACAGCGCGCCGTAGTCCCGCATGTGGTCGAGGGCGAGACGGGGCTGCTCGGTGAGTACCTGTACGTGTTCGGACGCGTAGCCGTCCGCCACGGCGAACGCCTCCTCGACACTGTCCACCACGACGATCTCACCGTGGTCGCGCCAGGCGGGCCCGGCGAAGTCCTTGGTGGGCATGGTCGGCAGCAGCCGCTCGACGTGGCCGAGCACCGCACGCCCTGTCTCCTCACTGGTGGTGACGAGTACGGCGGGGGAGTCGGGGCCGTGTTCCGCCTGCGAGAGCAGGTCGACGGCGGCGACGAACGGGTCGGTCGTTCCGTCGGCGATGACGAGGATCTCCGTGGGTCCCGCGAACAGGTCGATGCCGACCTCGCCGTACAGCCGCCGCTTGGCCTCGGCGACGTAGGCGTTGCCGGGGCCCGCGAGCAGGTCCACCCGGTCGATGGTCTCGGTGCCCACGGCGAGCGCGGCCACCGCCTGCACACCACCGAGGAGGTGGATCTCGTCCGCGCCCGCGAGGTGCATGGCCGCGACGGTGGCCGCCGGAACCTCGCCGCGGATCGGCGGAGTACACGCGGCGACGCTCGGTACGCCCGCGACCTTCGCCGTCACGATGGTCATGTGGGCGGAGGCGGTCAGCGGGTAACGGCCCCCCGGCACGTAGGCGCCGACCCGGCCGACAGGCAGGTGCCGGTGGCCGAGACGGACGCCGGGAAGGGTCTCCACCTCTATGTCGGTGAGGGAGTCGCGCTGCGCCCGCGCGAAAACGCGGACCTGTTCCTGTACGAAACGGATGTCGTCGAGCACCTGTTGGGGAACGCCGGCGACGATCTCCTCGATCCGCTCGGGGGAGAGCCGGAAGGATTCCGGTTCCCAGGAGTCGAACGTCGCCGACCAATGGCGTACGGCGGCGTCACCCCGGGTCCTCACGTCATCGATGATGCCGGCCACGCGCTCCGCGACCGTGCTGTCGCCCTGCGGGGCGGGCACGGCGGCCGACGGTGACTTCAGGTTCCAGGACATGTGCGGGTGCCTTTCTGCAGGGGCCCGGGTGAGGGACGGAGAGAGTGCGGCGAGGGGGGGGAGGGGGAGGGGCGGTCGCGCTGCCGCGCGGTGTGTCCCGGAGAGCCGGGGTCAGCCGGAAACGGCTTCGGTGCGGGCTTCGGTTCGGGGGCGGGCATCGGCATCGGCTCGGGCATCGGCATCGGCATCGGCATCGGCTCCGAAATCCGCTCCGGATTCGGCGAGCCAGCCCCGCAGTTCCCGCGCCACTTCGACGGGATCCTCCAGGGGAAGCAGGTGTCCCGCGCCCGGCAGGACCCGCAGCGTCGGACGCCTCGCCGCGTCGGCGACGGCCGCGTGGAACTCGGGCGGGGTCACCCTGTCGAGTGCGCCGCACAGCGCCAGGACAGGGCCGCCGTAGCCGGAGAGAGCGGGGAAGGCGTCCTCGCGGGTGGCCTGCGCGGCGAGCTGGGACCGGTAGCGTGAGGGGCCCACCCGCCGGGCCATGGCGCGGAAGGCGTCGGCTTCCCGCGGGCCGGGCTCGGGGGAGCGGAACATACCGGGCAGCACCGACGCTTCGACATGCGCGTCGAAATCTCCCGAGGCCGCCGCCAGATCCGCCGCACGCCAGGCCGCGTACTGCTCGGGTCGCGGGGCCGAAGCGTTGGCGGAGAGTACGGCGAGCCCCGCCACCCGCTCCGGCGCCCTGCGGCACACCTCGAAGCCGACGATGGCACCGAGGCTCAGCCCCACCAGGACGAACGGCCCCTCGACAGCGCCGAGCACCTGCTCCGCCATGGCCCCGATCGTGGACGCGTCGATCACCGTGTCCACGGCCGGGCCGGGAAGCGCCTCCCGCACCCCGTCCCACAGCGCCGCGTCGCACAGCATGCCGGGGACGAGGACGACGGGAGGGGCGAGGGCGACGGGCGGCGCCTGTTCCCGGAGGGCCGTCACCGGCGGCGCGGGATGAGGTCGTAGGGGGCGAGGTAGCCGTTGTGGTCCACGCCGACACCGGCGTCCGCGGCGGCCTTGACGACCTCCTCGTCCCACTCCAGGAGGACACGGCCGTCCCCGTCGTTCACCACGACCATGGTGGCGTCCCCGCCGGAGACATTGCGCAGAGTGCGCCACGTACCGGCCGGGACCGACAGCAGGTCGCGGTGGCCGAGACGTACCGTCACGGGCTCGCCGTCGTCCAGCGTCACCTCCCACTCGCCGTCCTTGACCATCAGCACCTGGTTGTGGTCCGTGCGGTGGCGCAGCACACCGCGCTCGGCCTCCGCGCGCAGCCAGGCGATGTTGTGCCCGTGCGGGTTGAACACCACCGGCTCCTGGTCCCTGTCCTCGGTCATGCCGAAGCCGA from Streptomyces tsukubensis encodes:
- a CDS encoding MBL fold metallo-hydrolase, giving the protein MTAARSLSHGLRSLRPVAFGADPSGARMNRIRRSPNFDTASGTFRNPAGPDAVSAVSRLEFAKNFFRKEARAGRAPSGVIPVYPTTIADLVQPPDDGLRFTWMGHSSVLTEIDGARVLFDPVWGERCSPFSFAGPKRLHPAPVPLAALGPEPVDAVVISHDHYDHLDLPTIKALARTGTVFAVPLGVGAHLEHWGVPADRVRELDWHESTEVAGLTLTATPARHFCGRGLRNQQHTLWASWSVAGPEHRVYHSGDTGYFPGFQEIGATYGPFDVTMVQIGAYSEFVPAGSPDGKPDPGPWPDIHMTPDEGIRAQLDLQGGQPGGVMLPIHWGTFNLAGHPWHEPAERIMLAAREAGQTIAAPRPGEPFEPSHPSSVYPWWRDVAPVPAGGWPSWPARQTSPRPDVAADR
- a CDS encoding S1 family peptidase, coding for MRTGLSTLLLVATWATAGLVPASAADSPQAGSAPRSATAAPASEGLISAMRTDLGLTERQARTRLAAEATARSVEAKAKRAAGASFGGSWFDAKSQRLTVAVTDGGDSAAVRATGAAVKKVAHTARQLDAAKARLDRMSAPAGVSSWHVDPKTNKVVVNVVAEQRDDTRVRRFVADAREAGPVTVEETGGKPRTFAAGTVGGDPYYTGNVRCSIGFSVNGGFVTAGHCGQAGASVSGWDGSAVGSFQGSSFPGNDYAWVSVGNGWWTEPVVLGWGTIPDRLVHGSAVSPVGTSICRSGSTSHWHCGNVLATNETVNYAQGAVYEMTKTSVCAEPGDSGGSFISGDQAQGVTSGGWGNCSTGGETWHQPINEILNRYGLTLRTA
- a CDS encoding MFS transporter, which codes for MAADPTASGRPAPPPSRTGMPRAVLAGCVGNFIEQIDVGLYGYLAPTMAGAFFPHGNPTVALISTYGTFALGFLVQPLGGVFFGRIGDRVGRRTMLMVTIVLMGVLTACIGVLPTYARIGVASPMLLLFVRILQGMVHGGEYGGALTFIIEYAPRRKRGLYMGYASIGVFGGLLVGAGMSSAVSALLTEDQMADWGWRLPFLVALPLAVGGLLLRSKVGETPAFLELQKSAPAPKESPVLETLRTYWRPLLTFTGYAMTNAVLSYTWVTYLPQWLSDEGGISHSAAFASNLISLAAYLPLLVLAGWLSDRIGRKPMLLAGCVACLTLVPLAFWVAHGGTFGSAILAQLIYLVPEFCIAVPATASLPEMVPTHVRVTATALGFNVPFAVFSGTAPVVATALVNWTGSLYSVWFYLGALAVISFFAVFYGYHESSRGSLSGSEAPTKEAATDSRAAHGDRAEPARN
- a CDS encoding nitrilase-related carbon-nitrogen hydrolase, whose translation is MTRVVCRPLAPRLGEFEANQRAVLDAIDAARDADILVLPELVTTGYVFHTRAEAADAAIGAEGPELAAWSAALTGDTVVVAGFAERGEDGVIHNSAALVGTDGVRAVHRKAHLWDREKLFFTPGDRPPPVVDTAFGRVAVLICYDLEFPEYTRRAALDGADLLAVPVNWPLVPRPEGERPPEVVIAQAAALVNRVAVACCDRGGTERGQRWTEGTTLIGSDGWVVATATTDDPAGARAELDLLAGRDKRLTDHCDLFGDRRPELYGG
- a CDS encoding HpcH/HpaI aldolase family protein → MSAVSLKERAAGGESLRGVLVRIPAEELIEMAGVAGLDFVLLDCEHGPSDTLELRRHVAAAQVHGMPVLVRVGEHDSRLVLRALDHGAAGVVVPHVDDAATAREAVRAARYPPRGERGFATYGRAGRYGTVSADAHRAAAENTLVFVMAESEEACREAPEILATDGVDGVWVGPADLAVSMAEEAGAPRVREAMAAAHIAAAEAGAFRMDIVGSREAADAAAADGSRFVVHNLTAELMRLLGGLAARD
- a CDS encoding SDR family oxidoreductase — protein: MTGSAPKAVGRLAGRTALVTGGGSGLGAVLAHALADAGARVVAVGRTLDALERTARARPGSVRAARCDVTDPASVDALAGALAAERVDILVNNAGVPGPVAPLTAIEPDDWDEVFSVNVRGVYLMCRAFLPGMTERGEGDVLNIASVSGKRPLAGRTPYCASKAAVLGLTSALAAEAGPLGVRVNSLSPGPVDSERMRRNFRLEAERTGVSYEEAERAFVSRALLERMVTEEEVAAAAVAMIGMSGLCAADLDLSAGMVAR
- the hisD gene encoding histidinol dehydrogenase, encoding MSWNLKSPSAAVPAPQGDSTVAERVAGIIDDVRTRGDAAVRHWSATFDSWEPESFRLSPERIEEIVAGVPQQVLDDIRFVQEQVRVFARAQRDSLTDIEVETLPGVRLGHRHLPVGRVGAYVPGGRYPLTASAHMTIVTAKVAGVPSVAACTPPIRGEVPAATVAAMHLAGADEIHLLGGVQAVAALAVGTETIDRVDLLAGPGNAYVAEAKRRLYGEVGIDLFAGPTEILVIADGTTDPFVAAVDLLSQAEHGPDSPAVLVTTSEETGRAVLGHVERLLPTMPTKDFAGPAWRDHGEIVVVDSVEEAFAVADGYASEHVQVLTEQPRLALDHMRDYGALFLGEGTCVSYGDKVIGTNHVLPTKGAARYTGGLWVGKYLKTVTYQEVTDEASSARLGEVCGRAARVELFEGHARSGDVRAAKYAGAELPWNETAPSGAAS
- a CDS encoding alpha/beta fold hydrolase: MTALREQAPPVALAPPVVLVPGMLCDAALWDGVREALPGPAVDTVIDASTIGAMAEQVLGAVEGPFVLVGLSLGAIVGFEVCRRAPERVAGLAVLSANASAPRPEQYAAWRAADLAAASGDFDAHVEASVLPGMFRSPEPGPREADAFRAMARRVGPSRYRSQLAAQATREDAFPALSGYGGPVLALCGALDRVTPPEFHAAVADAARRPTLRVLPGAGHLLPLEDPVEVARELRGWLAESGADFGADADADADARADADARPRTEARTEAVSG